The following proteins are co-located in the Solanum pennellii chromosome 8, SPENNV200 genome:
- the LOC107027260 gene encoding uncharacterized protein LOC107027260, giving the protein MDRFSKFDMVISAPPQLTMWYNDLDGDHRRTLNKYVGTLTELINMNGWPELIEVLTGYWDSRRMVFRCGTAEITPTLEEIRDCIDTVGTGMERRARKQEDIFIPNKPSVNDITNWFGLRKDFAYWCQESHVAFRDLYIRFGHASFYVTYNREFKISYGEWNEIRPLAFAVALLGTMVFPHGPSLSINTRVITLVRTLFKGYENQGTTKHYPIAPVILSDMYRALGKCKEGHRYFQGCNLLLQWWILSHLTKGAGTRELHTLDNKNTLKDLNDLLYWANMNNRRTRGKWAQIFSELGEEDLQWMLDRFISKEVIVESRRNIVLPLPCIRGIRPYAPF; this is encoded by the coding sequence ATGGATCGTTTCTCGAAGTTCGATATGGTCATCTCAGCGCCACCTCAACTCACGATGTGGTACAATGATTTGGATGGAGATCATAGAAGGACCCTTAATAAATACGTAGGTACATTAACCGAATTGATCAATATGAATGGTTGGCCAGAACTGATTGAGGTACTTACGGGATATTGGGATAGCCGGAGGATGGTGTTTCGATGTGGAACTGCCGAAATTACCCCGACTTTGGAGGAAATAAGAGACTGTATAGACACCGTGGGCACCGGAATGGAGAGGAGAGcaagaaaacaagaagacatCTTCATCCCCAATAAACCTTCCGTAAATGATATTACGAACTGGTTTGGGTTGAGAAAGGACTTTGCCTACTGGTGCCAGGAATCCCACGTAGCATTCAGGGACCTTTATATCCGATTTGGGCATGCGAGCTTTTACGTCACATACAATCGAGAGTTCAAAATCTCCTATGGAGAATGGAACGAGATCCGTCCCCTAGCATTTGCTGTGGCGTTATTGGGAACAATGGTCTTCCCTCATGGTCCGAGTTTGAGTATCAATACCCGAGTCATAACACTCGTCCGCACTTTGTTCAAAGGATATGAAAACCAAGGGACAACAAAACACTATCCTATAGCTCCGGTTATCCTGTCCGACATGTATCGAGCCTTGGGAAAGTGTAAAGAGGGACACCGATACTTTCAAGGATGTAATTTACTCCTCCAGTGGTGGATCCTCAGCCATTTAACAAAGGGTGCTGGGACTCGGGAGTTACATACCCTCGAcaacaaaaatacccttaaggaTTTGAATGACCTGTTGTATTGGGCAAATATGAACAATCGGAGGACAAGGGGGAAATGGGCCCAAATTTTCTCCGAATTAGGAGAAGAAGACCTCCAATGGATGCTCGACCGTTTTATATCCAAAGAAGTCATCGTGGAAAGTCGTAGAAATATTGTGCTTCCTCTACCATGCATTCGGGGAATTCGCCCTTACGCACCATTTTGA
- the LOC107027821 gene encoding uncharacterized protein LOC107027821 yields MTEKEIVEVFVRVQEPEYYDRIILLVGAKFAEIVKVGETIEDGLKSRKIDRVSASPGSLGLIWKRREEVAAVSYGEGKTPRSPSHSQDRSRPSRSYYPQSNHPNNHNTAPTYPNAQISSYQSPPPNLQKFSPIYPNYPYQNIAPNCANVQSSYQAPPPTYQVQAPLYQNPLPNYLAPVPNYQTNPYPRRQAPRPNTRNYQQVPPPQQNSYDPSRLRFEKKPSRNFTILAESRTKLFERLAAVGYIHPVGPKPMDVNSKFYKPDQRYAYHSNSFGHDTEDCINLKHRIQDLIDQEVVSLQPAAPNVNTNPLPDHGGSNVNMIEMDEDGCETKMITPIVHEDLERAVASLSVKEKREFVILTPAKAVALVPSKTLVKPKFVIETAVAQGMTRSGRCYTPDELALGGQKKDHTKRPISEGKAEEFWRRMQPKDYSIVKHLEKTPAQISVWALLMSSQSHRQALMKALDDTYVPSGTSSDNVAAMIHQVIRGHRISFCDDELPVEGRTHNKALHITVICRGKVVNCVLIDDGSGLNICPLSTLRQLNFDLGNLEQNQVNVRAFDGVQRDTLGAVTLTLQMGPAKLSA; encoded by the coding sequence ATGACCGAGAAAGAGATTGTGGAAGTGTTTGTGCGGGTACAGGAGCCAGAGTACTATGACCGAATCATATTGCTAGTCGGAGCTAAATTCGCCGAGATAGTCAAagttggtgagactatcgaagatgGTTTGAAATCGAGGAAGATAGACCGTGTATCCGCATCACCTGGGTCTTTAGGATTGATATGGAAGAGAAGAGAGGAAGTTGCCGCTGTCTCGTATGGGGAAGGAAAAACCCCTAGAAGCCCGTCACATTCCCAAGATCGTTCCAGGCCCTCCCGATCCTACTACCCACAATCCAATCATCCTAATAACCACAATACTGCCCCCACCTATCCGAATGCTCAAATTTCATCGTACCAAAGTCCACCCCCAAATCTCCAAAAATTTTCTCCCATATACCCAAATTACCCTTATCAGAATATTGCTCCCAACTGTGCCAATGTACAGTCGAGCTACCAAGCACCTCCGCCCACttatcaagtccaagctccaTTATATCAGAACCCCCTCCCGAATTACCTAGCTCCAGTGCCAAATTACCAGACAAACCCTTATCCTCGAAGGCAAGCTCCTCGTCCGAATACTCGAAATTATCAGCAGGTGCCTCCCCCTCAGCAAAACAGTTATGATCCTTCCCGTTTGAGATTTGAAAAAAAGCCTTCAAGGAACTTTACCATACTTGCTGAAAGCCGGACCAAACTATTTGAGAGACTAGCCGCAGTTGGGTACATCCACCCTGTGGGGCCCAAGCCCATGGATGTCAACTCAAAGTTCTACAAGCCAGATCAAAGATatgcttatcattccaacagttTTGGACATGACACGGAAGATTGCATCAACCTTAAGCACAGAATCCAAGACCTGATCGATCAGGAGGTAGTTTCTCTTCAGCCGGCGGCGCCAAACGTCAATACAAATCCGTTGCCGGATCATGGAGGTAGCAACGTTAATATGATTGAAATGGATGAAGACGGGTGTGAAACAAAGATGATTACTCCTATTGTGCATGAGGACTTGGAAAGGGCTGTCGCTTCTTTAAGCGTCAAGGAAAAGAGAGAGTTTGTTATTCTGACACCTGCAAAGGCTGTTGCCTTGGTGCCTTCGAAAACTCTCGTCAAGCCTAAATTTGTAATTGAAACTGCCGTGGCCCAAGGCATGACCAGGTCCGGAAGGTGCTACACTCCTGATGAGCTTGCTCTCGGAGGACAGAAGAAGGACCATACTAAGAGGCCGATAAGCGAGGGGAAAGCGGAAGAGTTCTGGAGAAGGATGCAACCGAAGGACTATTCCATCGTCAAACATTTAGAGAAGACTCCGGCTCAGATCTCCGTGTGGGCCCTGCTAATGAGCTCTCAGTCCCACAGGCAGGCCTTAATGAAAGCTCTTGATGATACATACGTACCCTCAGGTACAAGTAGTGATAACGTGGCTGCCATGATTCATCAAGTCATTCGGGGGCACCGGATCAGCTTTTGTGACGATGAGTTGCCAGTTGAAGGAAGAACCCACAACAAAGCGTTGCACATTACCGTGATATGTCGTGGAAAAGTTGTCAACTGTGTTTTGATAGATGATGGATCCGGTTTGAATATCTGCCCATTGTCGACGTTGAGGCAACTAAATTTTGACCTTGGGAATCTGGAGCAAAACCAGGTTAATGTAAGAGCGTTTGATGGAGTACAAAGAGACACATTAGGGGCAGTGACTTTGACCCTTCAAATGGGCCCCGCAAAGCTCAGTGCGTAA